The Oscillospiraceae bacterium genome contains the following window.
AGGCGGGACGCACCTGCCGAAACGCTCCTTGGGTTGCGGCAAGGTCAGTTGTATGTAGCCGGTGATTCGGATATTCGGTTGCCAAGGTGCAGAAAAGGGGGAAAGAGGGCTTTTTTGTCCCTCTATATAAGAACAACGCGAAAAATCAAAAAAGTTCGAGAAAAATTTTCGATTTTGGTAAAATATTTTTTCGGGCTACACGAATGGTGATTTTTTTGCTATATGGTGTTCCAGAAAAACCCCCTGAATATAGACGGTTCCTACGATTACGACATATTTGTGATTATTCTGCCGGAACTGTAATTACGAATACCAAACCAAAAGAGAAAGTGGAGCCGAGGCTCCACTTTCTCTTTTTTAGACCCTGAATTTCCGGATGACCTGCAAAAACTCAATCAGCAAGGTCTGATACAAGTCCTCATCGCGGTGACCATTCACTATGCTGCATTTCAGCAAAAGCGGCGAAAACTGGTTATACAGCAGCTCCACAGCATTGCTGTCGCCGTTCTTTGCCCCAAATAGTGCATCTCTAAATGCGCCCATCTTAATTTTCCTCCATTTCCTTACGGATTTTCTCGCAAGCGTTGCGCCGGTGTGTACTTACGGTGTTCTTTTCGACACCCAGCTTGGCAGCCGTTTCGGACACAGAAAGCTGTTCCACATACAGCGAGATCATAACCTCGCATTCCCTCGGCGTCAGCTTGTGCAGATACTTTCGGATGCTCTCCCACATCAGTTTCGATTCGACAATTTCCTCCACCGGTCTTGTCGTAGGCATATACATTTTATCCACTTCCTCGGAACATTCCTCGATAGAAATTTCGTTTGCGGCCTCCTCTGCTTTCGCGCGCAGATAGGATACGCGGCGATTGTAAAGGGCTTTCGTCAAACACTTTGTAAAGCGCGCAGCCAGTTGCGCGTCCTCACCACTAAACCATAGCTTATTTTTCTTTGCCATCGTAAACCTCCTGAATTTTGGGTTTCATTG
Protein-coding sequences here:
- a CDS encoding helix-turn-helix domain-containing protein, which translates into the protein MGAFRDALFGAKNGDSNAVELLYNQFSPLLLKCSIVNGHRDEDLYQTLLIEFLQVIRKFRV
- a CDS encoding sigma-70 family RNA polymerase sigma factor; its protein translation is MAKKNKLWFSGEDAQLAARFTKCLTKALYNRRVSYLRAKAEEAANEISIEECSEEVDKMYMPTTRPVEEIVESKLMWESIRKYLHKLTPRECEVMISLYVEQLSVSETAAKLGVEKNTVSTHRRNACEKIRKEMEEN